In a single window of the Rhopalosiphum padi isolate XX-2018 chromosome 1, ASM2088224v1, whole genome shotgun sequence genome:
- the LOC132917054 gene encoding uncharacterized protein LOC132917054 isoform X1 yields the protein MASSSNAQINRIFISPLRMCRVCLSEKRQVFIDVFGPNEPFLAQFVREYYKVEVKRDDIHRGKSTKLCQRCMENIDVWRGHVDQANACQTVVNYLAEKKYEYMSSVSSSQVVNKKRCLFISKKKQKASKSKKRKRSMHVREIQSTSTSNNMIQSFDESNQQSTSASIIQIPSRGIESVQCPSDFPSKSNSTEIIPFVPSSNKIIPFTSTSTEMIPLTSTEIIPFASTEIIPSTSTEIIPFTSTTEIIPFTSTSTEIIPFTSTPTEIIQPTPSSTGIEPIWYTRVNAITSSSFPPERFVRPISFKVECVCIFCTYQYTDVSRNMYSNIMFCSKHSKPFACLIDDCNTVFPNKDVFLAHYRTHLNLNSTSYFCRKCMAILDCPRRSITKNHVHQNLADLLKCCSLNFATMNKFVLHKIINHNIILVTGKDRSHILNKSDPIVMFPNKCKIEPIDVKDDVILTSKVEKTEVNEEDAGNYKCTHYNCFQYFTSVKEYVEHSSKKHNNIISLKDPGIKLCPLCNNNYLFNKFVEHIENCTNTMKIGDKKLNYFACVHCKCIFTKLSASNFRNHFMFCKSFNVITIDDKAYKKCNYCTYQTCDDNLAVIHATSNCIFFQLKMRYAMGPDEKMKVLQRMEFDEESAKEQQAIKNCTDNEALPGTSKIMCNTSKQCMLNTYNFFCNNCHKFFFDKYTFLHHMTILGFTCRDESLIYCPRCLTDFNSEIEYNEHLPKMPKASPLYSVKTEVVDPNYNSENIIIENVAEEHTNQNDNYEESSSSSDDDNDVKVFEMNHNRYFQVPGVLGVDIRSSAQCPEQEVSNYDFSEQEIEYTNDDYMQCVVEEKPDLNQMMIDNNIQ from the exons gttaaaCGTGATGATATACACAGAGGCAAATCTACTAAGTTATGTCAACGTTGCAtggaaaatattgatgtatggCGAGGACACGTCGATCAAGCTAACGCATGTCAAACGGTAGTGAATTATTTAGCTGAAAAA AAATACGAGTATATGTCATCTGTTTCTTCTTCCcaagttgtaaataaaaaacgatgcctatttatttcaaaaaagaaGCAAAAAGCATCAAAATCCAAGAAAAGAAAAAGGTCAATGCATGTGCGTGAAATTCAATCCACATCTACATCCAATAATATGATTCAATCTTTTGATGAATCTAATCAACAATCTACATCAGCATCCATTATACAAATTCCATCAAGAGGTATAGAGTCTGTTCAATGTCCATCAGATTTTCCATCCAAATCAAATTCAACAGAAATTATTCCATTTGTACCAagttcaaacaaaattattccCTTCACATCAACATCAACAGAAATGATTCCCTTAACATCCACAGAAATTATTCCCTTCGCATCAACAGAAATTATTCCATCAACATCAACAGAAATTATTCCCTTTACATCAACAACAGAAATTATTCCCTTTACATCAACATCCACAGAAATTATTCCATTCACATCAACACCAACAGAAATTATTCAACCAACACCTTCATCAACAGGAATTGAACCAATATGGTACACAAGGGTAAATGCAATCACAAGTAGTTCGTTTCCTCCAGAAAGGTTTGTCAGACCTATTTCTTTTAAAGTAGAatgtgtttgtatattttgCACTTACCAGTATACTGATGTATCAAgaaatatgtattcaaatataatgttttgtagCAAACATTCCAAACCCTTTGCCTGTCTAATTGATGATTGCAACACTGTATTTCCCAATAAAGATGTTTTTCTTGCACATTACCGTACTCATTTGAATCTCAACAGTACATCTTATTTTTGTCGTAAATGCATGGCTATCTTAGATTGTCCGAGAAGGTCAATTACAAAAAACCATGTTCACCAAAATTTAGCAGATTTATTAAAGTGCTGTTCGCTTAACTTTGCAACAATGAATAAATTTGttcttcataaaattataaatcataatataattttggtcACAGGTAAAGACCGATCACATATCTTAAATAAATCAGATCCGATTGTTATGTTTCCAAATAAATGCAAAATTGAACCGATTGACGTAAAAGATGATGTTATTTTAACTAGCAAAGTAGAAAAAACTGAGGTAAATGAAGAAGATGCAGGAAATTATAAGTGTACACATTATAATTGTTTCCAATATTTTACTTCGGTGAAAGAATATGTTGAACATAGTAgtaaaaaacataacaatataatatcattaaaagatCCAGGAATAAAATTATGCCCTCtgtgtaataataactatttattcaataaatttgtCGAGCATATTGAAAATTGCACAAATACTATGAAAATTGGtgataagaaattaaattattttgcatgTGTTCAttgcaaatgtatttttacGAAGTTATCTGCAAGTAACTTTCGCAATCATTTTATGTTCTGCAAATCATTTAATGTGATTACTATTGATGACAAAGCTTATaagaaatgtaattattgtacttatCAAACATGTGATGATAATTTAGCTGTAATACATGCAACCTCTAATTGTATATTCTTTCAATTGAAAATGAGATATGCGATGGGACCTGACGAAAAAATGAAAGTTTTACAACGAATGGAATTTGATGAAGAAAGTGCAAAAGAACAGCAGGcgattaaaaattgtacagACAATGAAGCACTTCCTGGTACttcaaaaataatgtgtaatacaaGTAAACAATGCATGCTCAACacttataactttttttgtaacaattgccataaatttttctttgataaatatacttttttacatCATATGACTATACTAGGTTTTACTTGCCGAGATGAATCATTAATCTACTGTCCAAGATGTCTAACTGACTTTAATAGTGAAATAGAGTATAATGAACATTTACCTAAAATGCCTAAAGCATCACCTTTGTACTCAGTAAAAACAGAAGTCGTTGATCCGAATTataattctgaaaatattattatagagaaCGTTGCAGAAGAACATACTAATCAAAATGATAACTATGAagaatcatcatcatcatcagaTGATGATAATGATGTCAAAGTGTTTGAAATGAATCATAATAGATATTTTCAAGTACCAGGAGTCTTAGGTGTTGATATAAGAAGTAGTGCGCAATGTCCAGAACAAGAAGTTTCTAACTATGATTTTTCTGAACAAGAAATAGAATATACAAACGATGATTACATGCAATGTGTAGTTGAAGAGAAACCAGATTTGAATCAAATgatgatagataataatatacaataa
- the LOC132917054 gene encoding uncharacterized protein LOC132917054 isoform X2, which translates to MASSSNAQINRIFISPLRMCRVCLSEKRQVFIDVFGPNEPFLAQFVREYYKVEVKRDDIHRGKSTKLCQRCMENIDVWRGHVDQANACQTKYEYMSSVSSSQVVNKKRCLFISKKKQKASKSKKRKRSMHVREIQSTSTSNNMIQSFDESNQQSTSASIIQIPSRGIESVQCPSDFPSKSNSTEIIPFVPSSNKIIPFTSTSTEMIPLTSTEIIPFASTEIIPSTSTEIIPFTSTTEIIPFTSTSTEIIPFTSTPTEIIQPTPSSTGIEPIWYTRVNAITSSSFPPERFVRPISFKVECVCIFCTYQYTDVSRNMYSNIMFCSKHSKPFACLIDDCNTVFPNKDVFLAHYRTHLNLNSTSYFCRKCMAILDCPRRSITKNHVHQNLADLLKCCSLNFATMNKFVLHKIINHNIILVTGKDRSHILNKSDPIVMFPNKCKIEPIDVKDDVILTSKVEKTEVNEEDAGNYKCTHYNCFQYFTSVKEYVEHSSKKHNNIISLKDPGIKLCPLCNNNYLFNKFVEHIENCTNTMKIGDKKLNYFACVHCKCIFTKLSASNFRNHFMFCKSFNVITIDDKAYKKCNYCTYQTCDDNLAVIHATSNCIFFQLKMRYAMGPDEKMKVLQRMEFDEESAKEQQAIKNCTDNEALPGTSKIMCNTSKQCMLNTYNFFCNNCHKFFFDKYTFLHHMTILGFTCRDESLIYCPRCLTDFNSEIEYNEHLPKMPKASPLYSVKTEVVDPNYNSENIIIENVAEEHTNQNDNYEESSSSSDDDNDVKVFEMNHNRYFQVPGVLGVDIRSSAQCPEQEVSNYDFSEQEIEYTNDDYMQCVVEEKPDLNQMMIDNNIQ; encoded by the exons gttaaaCGTGATGATATACACAGAGGCAAATCTACTAAGTTATGTCAACGTTGCAtggaaaatattgatgtatggCGAGGACACGTCGATCAAGCTAACGCATGTCAAACG AAATACGAGTATATGTCATCTGTTTCTTCTTCCcaagttgtaaataaaaaacgatgcctatttatttcaaaaaagaaGCAAAAAGCATCAAAATCCAAGAAAAGAAAAAGGTCAATGCATGTGCGTGAAATTCAATCCACATCTACATCCAATAATATGATTCAATCTTTTGATGAATCTAATCAACAATCTACATCAGCATCCATTATACAAATTCCATCAAGAGGTATAGAGTCTGTTCAATGTCCATCAGATTTTCCATCCAAATCAAATTCAACAGAAATTATTCCATTTGTACCAagttcaaacaaaattattccCTTCACATCAACATCAACAGAAATGATTCCCTTAACATCCACAGAAATTATTCCCTTCGCATCAACAGAAATTATTCCATCAACATCAACAGAAATTATTCCCTTTACATCAACAACAGAAATTATTCCCTTTACATCAACATCCACAGAAATTATTCCATTCACATCAACACCAACAGAAATTATTCAACCAACACCTTCATCAACAGGAATTGAACCAATATGGTACACAAGGGTAAATGCAATCACAAGTAGTTCGTTTCCTCCAGAAAGGTTTGTCAGACCTATTTCTTTTAAAGTAGAatgtgtttgtatattttgCACTTACCAGTATACTGATGTATCAAgaaatatgtattcaaatataatgttttgtagCAAACATTCCAAACCCTTTGCCTGTCTAATTGATGATTGCAACACTGTATTTCCCAATAAAGATGTTTTTCTTGCACATTACCGTACTCATTTGAATCTCAACAGTACATCTTATTTTTGTCGTAAATGCATGGCTATCTTAGATTGTCCGAGAAGGTCAATTACAAAAAACCATGTTCACCAAAATTTAGCAGATTTATTAAAGTGCTGTTCGCTTAACTTTGCAACAATGAATAAATTTGttcttcataaaattataaatcataatataattttggtcACAGGTAAAGACCGATCACATATCTTAAATAAATCAGATCCGATTGTTATGTTTCCAAATAAATGCAAAATTGAACCGATTGACGTAAAAGATGATGTTATTTTAACTAGCAAAGTAGAAAAAACTGAGGTAAATGAAGAAGATGCAGGAAATTATAAGTGTACACATTATAATTGTTTCCAATATTTTACTTCGGTGAAAGAATATGTTGAACATAGTAgtaaaaaacataacaatataatatcattaaaagatCCAGGAATAAAATTATGCCCTCtgtgtaataataactatttattcaataaatttgtCGAGCATATTGAAAATTGCACAAATACTATGAAAATTGGtgataagaaattaaattattttgcatgTGTTCAttgcaaatgtatttttacGAAGTTATCTGCAAGTAACTTTCGCAATCATTTTATGTTCTGCAAATCATTTAATGTGATTACTATTGATGACAAAGCTTATaagaaatgtaattattgtacttatCAAACATGTGATGATAATTTAGCTGTAATACATGCAACCTCTAATTGTATATTCTTTCAATTGAAAATGAGATATGCGATGGGACCTGACGAAAAAATGAAAGTTTTACAACGAATGGAATTTGATGAAGAAAGTGCAAAAGAACAGCAGGcgattaaaaattgtacagACAATGAAGCACTTCCTGGTACttcaaaaataatgtgtaatacaaGTAAACAATGCATGCTCAACacttataactttttttgtaacaattgccataaatttttctttgataaatatacttttttacatCATATGACTATACTAGGTTTTACTTGCCGAGATGAATCATTAATCTACTGTCCAAGATGTCTAACTGACTTTAATAGTGAAATAGAGTATAATGAACATTTACCTAAAATGCCTAAAGCATCACCTTTGTACTCAGTAAAAACAGAAGTCGTTGATCCGAATTataattctgaaaatattattatagagaaCGTTGCAGAAGAACATACTAATCAAAATGATAACTATGAagaatcatcatcatcatcagaTGATGATAATGATGTCAAAGTGTTTGAAATGAATCATAATAGATATTTTCAAGTACCAGGAGTCTTAGGTGTTGATATAAGAAGTAGTGCGCAATGTCCAGAACAAGAAGTTTCTAACTATGATTTTTCTGAACAAGAAATAGAATATACAAACGATGATTACATGCAATGTGTAGTTGAAGAGAAACCAGATTTGAATCAAATgatgatagataataatatacaataa